From the genome of Uranotaenia lowii strain MFRU-FL chromosome 1, ASM2978415v1, whole genome shotgun sequence, one region includes:
- the LOC129760819 gene encoding uncharacterized protein LOC129760819: MSLQPLRGDYDKTKTRGRNWSTEEDEALCLAWLNISQDPISGTGQKLDTLYSRVFSLFIELCTERGYYNAELRGVTGVKHRWLLISRACSKFAGCVTQVLTKQQSGASSSDFMKQALILYKTATKSPFVLLHAFKILENAPKWQVYMHNKNKNCSESPKNVNEGSGKENSCPLTNTSRPMGLKRSKNSGKVDSVANAAVQLAQASDKIAEIAKKKIELGLQKTHAFNRMVDHSIMSVDFSKLSAVARTYYRREQARILAEVMKHGVEHNNRSSELASDEESLNPIELLETDEEDDSNSNPQRKKLRQETERNLSDFVEDADGVPSDIDGLDDSNPIEFLEEASD, translated from the exons ATGTCACTACAGCCGCTACGTGGAGATTAT GATAAAACTAAAACCCGAGGTCGTAATTGGAGCACAGAAGAAGACGAAGCGCTCTGTTTGGCCTGGCTCAATATTTCACAAGATCCAATTAGCGGAACAGGCCAAAAACTGGACACTCTGTACAGTCGTGTGTTCAGTTTATTTATTGAGCTGTGTACGGAAAGAGGTTACTACAATGCTGAACTGCGAGGAGTCACGGGAGTAAAACACAGATGGCTACTGATCAGTAGGGCATGCAGTAAATTTGCGGGCTGTGTGACCCAGGTGCTTACTAAACAGCAAAGCGGTGCCTCAAGCTCTGATTTTATGAAACAGGCACTGATTCTTTATAAAACGGCCACAAAATCACCATTTGTATTGCTTCATGCTttcaaaattctagaaaacgCGCCGAAGTGGCAGGTGTATAtgcacaacaaaaacaaaaattgttctgAATCGCCAAAGAATGTAAATGAAGGAAGTGGTAAAGAAAACAGTTGCCCCTTGACCAATACCTCTAGGCCCATGGGTTTAAAACGCTCTAAAAATTCAGGAAAGGTCGATTCCGTAGCCAATGCAGCTGTTCAACTTGCGCAGGCAAGTGACAAAATAGCTGAAATCGCCAAGAAGAAAATAGAGCTTGGTTTGCAAAAAACGCACGCTTTCAACCGCATGGTCGATCACTCGATCATGAGTGTTGACTTTTCCAAATTAAGTGCCGTGGCGAGAACGTACTATAGGCGAGAACAAGCCAGAATTTTGGCAGAAGTGATGAAACATGGTGTGGAACATAACAATCGATCTTCTGAACTGGCTTCAGATGAAGAGTCTCTCAACCCCATCGAATTATTGGAAACGGATGAAGAGGATGACTCCAACAGTAACccacagcgaaaaaaattgaGACAAGAAACAGAAAGAAACCTAAGCGATTTTGTTGAAGATGCAGATGGTGTGCCATCCGACATCGACGGTTTGGATgattcaaatccaatcgagtttcTCGAAGAAGCTTCGGACTaa